TCATTATAAGCTTCGCCTACAGGAGGTACACCAAAGGCTTTATTAATGCGACTATTGGTTGCATCAATATTTTTACCATTAAATGTGGTTTGGATACCAGCTTTCAATAATTTATTGAATCTAACATCAACACCTGCCCTTACATTAAAGATTTGAGAAGCATCGCTTTTATAAATTCCCTTTTCACCAATGTAACCCAATGACATGTAGGCCTGTGTTTTTTCGGTGCCACCTCTTAAAGAAACATGGTGGTTTTGTTGTATCCCTGTTCTTAATGTTTCGTCAACCCAGTCTATCCATTGTCCGGCGTTAATTGCATCTCTTACATTAGCAGCAATATCTAAGTCAATTAAACTGTTAGCTTGTAGACCTTTTAGGGCAAAATACTTGTCTTTTAAATACTGTACCCAGGCATCATTCATTAGTGGCTTAGGAAATTTAGCAAATCCATTTACTCCATAATAGCTATCTACATCTATCTGCGTCTTTCCGTCAATTGCTTTTTTGGTAGTCACAATAATTACTCCATTCGCACCAGCAACACCATAAATTGCGGTTGAAGAAGCATCCTTCAAAACATCGATAGATTCAATATCGTTAGGATTTAACATAGTAATATTTCCAGGAATCCCATCAATAATGTACAAGGGGGTTGATGATCCATTAATTGATCTGTTTCCCCGCAACAGTATACTTGGACTAGCACCTGCCTTGCCGCTAGAGCGTTCAATATCTAAACCCGCTACTCTACCTTGCAGGGCTTCAATTGGATTACTGACCGGACTTAAGGCAATATCAGCTGCCTTTACACTAGAAACGGCACCTGTTAAATCCTTTTTCTTAACAGTACCATACCCAATAACTACTACTTCGTCCAGCCCTGAATTACCTTCTTCTAAGATAATATTAATTGTCGTTTTATTACCTGGACGAACTTCCTGAGTATTGAAGCCAATATAGCTAAAGACCAATATTTCATTCCCTATTGGTAGGGTTAACTTGTAAGCGCCATTTGCATCAGTACTTGTAACTGTGCCTGATCCCTTAATCCTTACGCTTACGCCTGGGATTGGTTTTCCTTTTGCATCTTTTACCGTACCATTGATTACAACCTGTGCAGTTTGTTTTCGATACGAAAGCAAATTTTCGATGGGTAAACTTGAGCTATTGGCTCCATAAGCTGTTGCCGATAAAACCAGTGATGCTAGCAAAGGCATACTTACCATCCTCGTTTTTTTACTTAAATAGTGGTGGGTTTGTAAAATTGGATTCATATTTTGGTTATTTTGGTTTCTAAAAAGTAATACGGAGAAGCGCATTTTTAAATAAATCGACTATGCCTGATTTTACATCAGACATAGTCGATTTATCTTCAATAATTATCCTTATGGTTTAACTGTCTTAATAGGAACAACACTATTTAAATAAACTTCGATATTAGAATATCCGCTCTTAGTGATTTTAGCTGCATCAGAAGCATCATTAGGATTTAATCCGTTTTTAATTTCATAACTATCTGGCATACCATCATTATCAGAATCCTTATAAGGCGTTCCTTTATATTCAGGATAACCACCTACCTGACTGATATCTGTAATGATACCCATTTTATAAGAATCTTTTGGCAATCTACGATGCTGAAAATCCGGTTTATCTGATAGTTTTACATCCTTCAGGTAGTCAATTTTACCTGTTCTTACTTGTTCAATTATACGCGTATCCACAGGATCACGTTTAGGTAAAGTTGCACCAACATTAGCCAATACATATTTATGTGCATCCATTGTTGGCAAAATGGTCATTTCTGCCATTGGGAATGGTTTTTTAACACGCATAGCAGCGAAGTATGGCTTTGCCTGATCGTAGGTCATCAGGCTACCTTTCTTATCTTCCAGCTGAATGCCACCATCCCAATTATCTTTAGTTACTTTTTCATTACCCTCAATGATATTTCCTTCAACATAAGCTCTTCCAAACACCACATAAGGCAATTTGCTTCGGCCAGATTCAGGTTTTAATATTCTATAGCTGATTGGATCTTTTAAAGAGGTTACCGGACCTGGTTTGTAATAATTGTTAATAATATTATACATAGCAGTATAATCGCCGCCATCTGTAGAGCGGTTGTTCCAGTTAAAAATCACATTATTGGCGAAATTAAAAATACCATTCCAGCCAATCGATGGATTACGAGCACCATTATCGGCCCAGAGGTTACGCATAAAACTGCAGTTTTCTCCACCAAGGGTACTTCCAAAAGCATGGTTCCAGGTATCCAAAGCCTCGGAGAAGATAGAGTTTTGGATGGTAATATTTACTGTAGCCAACTTAACTTCAGGTTTACCAGTACTGTCATTATACATATGGCGATATATAGACATATTTTCGTCAAGCCCCCAACTGGCTGAAACATGATCTATCATGATGTTGCCTACCGGATTTCCTCCGATTGCATCGTCTCTACGACCAACAAAAGTTTCTCCCCTTCTGAAACGCATAAAACGAACTATTACATCATGTGTATTTAACCAAACTGACTCTCCAGCTACACAAACACCATCACCAGGTGCGGTTTGACCTGCAATGGTAATATAAGGTGCACGAATAATTAAAGGTGTGTTAATCCGGATAATTCCAGATACATTAAATACTACGATTCTTGCGCCACCCTGTTCGCATGCATCACGCAAAGAACCCGGACCGCTATCATTTAAATTTGTAACCACAATTACGCGCCCCCCGCGACCACCAAAGCTATGTGCACCACCACCTTCTGCTCCTGGAAAAGCCAATAGTTCTGATTGTGGAAGATCCACCGGTCGGCCTGCCCATGGAATATAGGGTTTGCCTTCTTTTGCTTCTTTCTCTATGATAGGAAGTGCCTTTTGCCACGCAATATCTGATTGACGATAAGCTTCATTCATCATATCCTCTGATTTTTTTTTGATATCAGGAGGTATATTAGGGTATTGAGCAAAAGTTGAAAACGCTGCTACAACAAGTGTTGCAGAAAATACGAATTGCAAAAATCTAGTTTTCATCGATGTTTAGGCTAACAAATACCAAAAATTAAGCAATCATTTTTCAGATACAGGATCTAGTTGAAATATATAAAACGAGCTCATTTTTTGGTATTTCTGGTTTAATTCTTTTTTGGTTAGATTGTGTATTAGTCCAAAATTGCAACCTAAAAAACGCTATTTACTATAGCATTTTCTCAATATTTTGTACAATCTTATCACATTACTTTTTTATACGTCAAAATAACGGTTTATATTGCAAATCTGTTACATATTTTTGAAAATAATGGAAAGTTGAAAGAGCACAAATAATTTCATTATATTTAACCAAGGGTTAACGAGCCTCTATAACATTTTTATTAAACTAACTTTTGCAATACATACTCAGACTGCCTTCGTCTGTGTTTATTGATACTTTAAACAAAATACACCTACCAACTGTATAAAAGAAATGAAGAAAACAATAGTAATGATCTGGTTGATGCTCCTTCTTATTATAGTAGGCGCATTATTTTGGTATAATGAATGGGTATACCAGTTGCCGACACCGGTTCCTAAGAATTACAAAACAGTTAACATTGGAGAAGTAATTGAATTAAATAGCCAACTAAAAAAGTTAAATAATAATCCCCTTTTTCTTCACTTCTTTAACCCTGATTGCCCCTGCTCAAGATTTAACATTAAAAACTTTAAATCATTAGTCGCCCAATATAAGACTCAAGTGAATTTTATAGTGGTTGTCGTTAGTCATAAAACATTTACTGTTAATTCGATACAAAATAAATTCAATTTAGATATACCCATTTTGTTTGACAATTCTATAGCCAGCTCCTGTGGGGTTTATTCTACACCGCAAGCCGTACTTATAGATAAGGAACATAAACTATATTATAGGGGAAACTACAACAGAAGTCGCTATTGCACTGACGAAAAAACAAATTATGCAAAAATGGCTATAACAGGCCTATTAAATCAGCATACCAGACTAACTTTTAGTCAGTTTGCATTAAAAGCCTATGGTTGTCAATTGCCAGATTGCACTCAATAATAAAAATCGATTATGAATACAAATTTTAACCTCTCCAACAATCAGAGACCTACACTCCTGCTTGATGTAAAGGAAAGATCAGACAGGTTGATGAATTATTTTCTGGCCAGTTTTTTTTTAGTTGGATTAATACTCGCAGGATATTATGATACCTGGCTGATCGCATTTGGTGTTGGCGGAATTTCATTACTAGCCTATTATTCTGCTAAAATAGCTTTACCTAATTCTTCTCTGTACCAGTATACTTTAAGCACTGTTCTCGGCATTTTTATGGCTCAGTTTATTTACCAAATGCATGGGCTATTTGAGATGCATTTCTTTGCTTTTATTGGCAGTACCCTGCTCATTACTTACCAAAAGTGGAAGCTGCAGATTCCTATATTACTGGTGGTCATTCTACATCACACCATTTTCAGCTATCTGCAAAACATTGGCTTTACTGAAATCTATTTCAGTAAAATTGACTACATTGATCTACAAACCCTTATCATTCATTTTCTACTGGCCGGTGCAATATTCTTTATTTGCGGTTTGTGGGCTTATCAGTTAGAAAAATATAATAAGCTACGGAAACAACATGAGGTAGCGCTCGACAAATCGAATCAACAGCTAAGAAAATTTAATATGGAGCTCGGAAAAGCTCGAAAGGAGGCTGATCAGGCCAATCAGGCAAAGAGCATATTCCTTGCTACTATGAGCCATGAGATTCGTACTCCTATGAATGGAGTAATCGGAATGTCTGCCTTGCTGGGAGAAACTTCCTTAACAGAAGAACAGCGAATGTTTAACAAAACGATTGGCACCTGTGGCGAAACGTTGATCAATGTAATCAATGACATTCTTGATTTTTCAAAGATCGAATCCGGAAGCCTGGAGCTCGAAAAAGAGGTTTTTGATATTCGTCAATGTCTTGAAGATGTACTTGACATTTTTACCACCAAAGCGGCACAAATACACTTAAATCTAACTTATGAAATTTATGAGGATGTGCCCCTACTGATAATAGGAGATCATTTACGACTGCGTCAGGTTTTAACTAATCTGGTAGGCAACGCAATGAAATTTACTGAACATGGAGAGATTTGCGTACATGTCCACCTGGAAAAAAGAAGATCAGATGAACAAATAGAATTAAGATTTGATATACGGGATACTGGCATTGGCATACCAGAAGATAAGTTGAAGCGGCTTTTTAAGGCATTTTCACAAGTGGATTCCTCCACTACAAGAAAGTATGGAGGTACCGGACTTGGTCTGGCAATATCAGAAAAGCTGGTCAGTTTAATGGGAGGGCATATTTATGTAAGAAGTCAAATAGGTGTTGGTTCTACTTTTTCCTTTACAATCAGCACAGATCTTGCCCCATTGAAATCAACGTCTTATACTCATCTTCAAAAAGAAGAGACATTCCAAAATAAACTGTCGACTAATTTTTACCAGAAGTTTCCACACCATATACTCATTGCAGAAGATAACCAAATGAACCAATTAGTAATTGTTAATATTCTTCGCAAAATGGGCTATCAACCAGATCTGGTTAAAAACGGATTAGAGGCTATCGAAGCAGCTAAGCAAAAGGATTATGATATAATTTTGATGGATATACAAATGCCCATCATGGATGGTTTGGAGGCAACCCGGATTATTCGGAGGGCAGCTGGATCGCAACCTATCATTATTGCGCTGACAGCCAATGCGATGGCGGATGATGAAGAAAAATGTTTAAATGCTGGAATGAGTGATTATATCCGAAAACCCTTTAAACCTGAAGATCTAATGAATAAGCTTGAAAAATGGTACACTTTTAAAATAACAAAAGCTGCTGCCTCTCGGTAGCAGCCTTAAACACACAATAATTATCTTTTAGTTCTGCATCTTCACATCAACATTAAGAAAAACTCCTTTTTGCGAGTTATTAGTCGAAATAGAATTGACATAAAAAGCACCATACTTACCTTCAGGTGTAAGAAAATAGAACAAGCTTCCTGCAATAAGCCCTGTTGTAATAGCCTTTAAGGTTGGTTTTGCGCTTTTACCCGCTGTTATAATCTGATCGGCCGTTCTTAAAGCCAGAAATGCAGCAGATTGCCCTGTTTTTGGAGCTGCAAACAATGTCCCTTTCTTTGTCCAGGAACTAATATCATAA
This is a stretch of genomic DNA from Candidatus Pedobacter colombiensis. It encodes these proteins:
- a CDS encoding polysaccharide lyase, with the protein product MKTRFLQFVFSATLVVAAFSTFAQYPNIPPDIKKKSEDMMNEAYRQSDIAWQKALPIIEKEAKEGKPYIPWAGRPVDLPQSELLAFPGAEGGGAHSFGGRGGRVIVVTNLNDSGPGSLRDACEQGGARIVVFNVSGIIRINTPLIIRAPYITIAGQTAPGDGVCVAGESVWLNTHDVIVRFMRFRRGETFVGRRDDAIGGNPVGNIMIDHVSASWGLDENMSIYRHMYNDSTGKPEVKLATVNITIQNSIFSEALDTWNHAFGSTLGGENCSFMRNLWADNGARNPSIGWNGIFNFANNVIFNWNNRSTDGGDYTAMYNIINNYYKPGPVTSLKDPISYRILKPESGRSKLPYVVFGRAYVEGNIIEGNEKVTKDNWDGGIQLEDKKGSLMTYDQAKPYFAAMRVKKPFPMAEMTILPTMDAHKYVLANVGATLPKRDPVDTRIIEQVRTGKIDYLKDVKLSDKPDFQHRRLPKDSYKMGIITDISQVGGYPEYKGTPYKDSDNDGMPDSYEIKNGLNPNDASDAAKITKSGYSNIEVYLNSVVPIKTVKP
- a CDS encoding redoxin family protein produces the protein MKKTIVMIWLMLLLIIVGALFWYNEWVYQLPTPVPKNYKTVNIGEVIELNSQLKKLNNNPLFLHFFNPDCPCSRFNIKNFKSLVAQYKTQVNFIVVVVSHKTFTVNSIQNKFNLDIPILFDNSIASSCGVYSTPQAVLIDKEHKLYYRGNYNRSRYCTDEKTNYAKMAITGLLNQHTRLTFSQFALKAYGCQLPDCTQ
- a CDS encoding ATP-binding protein, with product MNTNFNLSNNQRPTLLLDVKERSDRLMNYFLASFFLVGLILAGYYDTWLIAFGVGGISLLAYYSAKIALPNSSLYQYTLSTVLGIFMAQFIYQMHGLFEMHFFAFIGSTLLITYQKWKLQIPILLVVILHHTIFSYLQNIGFTEIYFSKIDYIDLQTLIIHFLLAGAIFFICGLWAYQLEKYNKLRKQHEVALDKSNQQLRKFNMELGKARKEADQANQAKSIFLATMSHEIRTPMNGVIGMSALLGETSLTEEQRMFNKTIGTCGETLINVINDILDFSKIESGSLELEKEVFDIRQCLEDVLDIFTTKAAQIHLNLTYEIYEDVPLLIIGDHLRLRQVLTNLVGNAMKFTEHGEICVHVHLEKRRSDEQIELRFDIRDTGIGIPEDKLKRLFKAFSQVDSSTTRKYGGTGLGLAISEKLVSLMGGHIYVRSQIGVGSTFSFTISTDLAPLKSTSYTHLQKEETFQNKLSTNFYQKFPHHILIAEDNQMNQLVIVNILRKMGYQPDLVKNGLEAIEAAKQKDYDIILMDIQMPIMDGLEATRIIRRAAGSQPIIIALTANAMADDEEKCLNAGMSDYIRKPFKPEDLMNKLEKWYTFKITKAAASR